The proteins below come from a single Juglans regia cultivar Chandler chromosome 12, Walnut 2.0, whole genome shotgun sequence genomic window:
- the LOC109001476 gene encoding mediator of RNA polymerase II transcription subunit 12-like isoform X2, translated as MQRYHAASCTNAVSNSALGGPLTRDTARADSSPLSANFALNSRQLSQQTPYKLKCDKEPLNSRIGPPDFHPQTTTCPEETLTRDYVQSGYRETIEGIEEAREISLTQVQAFSKPVIVKCKEAIRKRLRAINESRAQKRKAGQVYDVPLSGSQLTKPGIFPEQRACGEDSRKKWIEVRPGSASISSGAPDKTQLSRTELWTKDVIDYMQYLLDDFFSRNNSHSTYSRDQSPQVPYAGSLQHRSDPASAALDGEEPSLHFKWWYMTRLLQWHNAEGLLLPSLIIDWVLNQLQEKDLLEILQFLLPIIYGVLETVVLSQTYVHGLFGVAIRFIRDPSPGGSDLVDNSRKAYTISALVEMLRYLIEAVPDTFVALDCFPLQPYVVSYAVSDGNFISKVSGDAEKLKNGCTEVPSMHKSNAIDAQYQSLAFNNVVSSIQNCAETLAKASSPGYLGHNLAKAVQSLDKSLVHGDVREASKLLFEDHWDGAIAKSWVAEVSQCLRSSLKWIGTVNLSFICSIFFLCEWATCDYRDFRTVAPTNIKFSGRKDFCQVYIAVRILKLKIKDLQRSSRGKSGSTLGVSGIGGGSSQQNSARTSVGNVFEINDDFKSMGGSSVNSDIFDSPGSLHDIIVCWIDQHEVCNGEGCKRLQLLIVELIRAGIFLPQAYVRQLIVSGIMDMNGPQVDLDRRKRHYRILKQLPGLFMCDALEETGITEGPHLLDAMHIYSNERRLALRGLFFDQQKNSKTANISAQKLIQGKDGASPALVEQRKAALSSSNVLPAKNIKNEFDIEELKVAISVLLQFPNSSSSSMDTGLDESQESAKRAFGSLGNKMDLMEGTPGCEECQRAKRQKLHEERSSCFQVHSPLPSDDEDTWWARKGPKSLESFKVDAPLKSIKQVPKSRQKTVRKTQSLAQLTVAARIEGGEGASTSHSCDNRVSCPHHKSVMEDETPKSIGGIRTNPCGDIVAIGKTLKKLRFGEKRTIIVWLMTVVRKLVEETENTLVKACQFARPFTPVDDRSSIGWKLGEDELSAILYFMDLTNDLVSAAKFLLWLFPKVLSSPKSTIHSGRNALMPPRNVDNKVCEVEEAFLLSSLRRYENILVATDLIPQTLSATMHSAAAVMASYGRVSGSAALVYAQYLLKKYGNVGSVIEWEKNFKVACDKKLLSELEAGRSADGELGFTLGVPAGVEDLDEFFRQKIGGGGRLSRVSTNMRDIVQRHIEDTFHYFLGKDRKLFTASPPKSPDIDKWDNGYQVAQQIVTGIMDCLRQTGGAAQEGDPSLVSSAVSAIIGNVGPTIAKIPDLSGINNTKSSSATGSLNFARHILRIHITSLCLLKEALGERQSRAFEIALATEASSVLAVVLSPGKASRTQFQLSPEAHDSNTNMSNEFLNSSTKLRGRATKIAAAVSGLVIGLVIHGVTSLERMVTVLRLKEGLDVIQFVRNTRSSANGNARSIGAPKVDNSVEVKVHWFRLLVGNCKTICDGLIVELLGEPCMVALSRMQRMLPLSLVFAPAYSIFAFLMWRPFILNTNLANREDINQLYQSLTVAIVDAIKHLPFRDVCLRDSCGFYDLVAADAIDAEFAAMLDLNGSDIHLKSMAFVPLRARLFLNTIIDCKMPQSLFVPEDGNRSSGHGESEVQYSDKETKLLDKLVHALDTLQPAKLHWQWVELRLLLNEQSLLEKLDSHNMSLVDALRSSSPSGKAAASENENYFITIILTRLLVRPDAASLFSEVVHLFGQSLEDSMLLQAKWFLGGPDVLFGRKTIRQRLISIAENEGFSSKAQFWKPWGWCNSGSDSKRGGKKFEVTSLEEGEVVEEGTDSKKYGSTQTLDMEGSNVHQQQVTEKALIELLIPCIDRSTDESRNTFASDLIKQFNTIDQQINAVICGASKQAGTIPSGIEGPVNKRNNRKVMRGGSPGLARRPTGTSDSAPPSPAALRASMSLRLQLLLRFLPIICADGEPSGRNMRQILAPIILRLLGNRVVYEDADLSFYQTQSYASKMEVESPAEASSVALAGFSGDSLFDRLLLVLHGLLSSCQPSWLRSKPDSKSSSEFTKESSGFDCEVAEALQNDLYRMQLPDTIRLRIQTAMPILLPSVRCSVSCQPPSVPFAGTALLQSSISLPGAHSCPPQRNMGLLARTATNISGKFKPSLLQLDHDMEIDPWTLLEDGAVCGPSSSNTAVIGSGDHGNLRASSWLKGAVRVRRTDLTYTGAMDDDS; from the exons ATGCAAAGGTATCATGCTGCCAGCTGCACTAATGCAGTTAGTAACAGTGCATTAGGTGGGCCCTTAACTAGGGATACTGCCCGTGCTGATTCTTCTCCATTGTCAGCTAACTTTGCCCTAAATTCTCG GCAGCTATCTCAACAAACTCCGTACAAGTTGAAGTGTGATAAAGAACCTCTAAATTCCCG AATTGGGCCACCTGACTTTCACCCCCAAACTACAACTTGTCCTGAGGAGACTCTCACCAGAGACTATGTACAATCTGGTTACAGGGAGACCATTGAAGGAATTGAG GAAGCTAGAGAGATCTCATTGACTCAGGTTCAAGCTTTTTCTAAGCCTGTGATTGTCAAGTGCAAAGAG GCTATCAGAAAACGTCTCAGGGCCATCAATGAATCTCGTGCTCAAAAGCGGAAG GCTGGTCAGGTTTATGATGTGCCTCTTTCTGGTTCACAGTTAACTAAACCTGGCATCTTTCCTGAACAAAGAGCATGCGGTGAAGACTCTCGGAAGAAATGGATTGAG GTCAGGCCTGGTTCTGCAAGTATCTCTTCGGGAGCTCCTGACAAAACTCAGCTATCCCGCACTGAGCTCTGGACAAAAGATGTTATTGATTATATGCAATATCTCCTTGAtgattttttctcaagaaatAATTCTCATTCTACTTATAGCAGAGATCAATCGCCACAAGTGCCTTATGCTGGGTCGTTACAGCACAGGAGTGATCCAGCATCAGCAGCCCTTGATGGTGAGGAACCTTCCCTGCATTTTAAATGGTGGTACATGACACGTTTATTGCAATGGCACAATGCAGAAGGGCtacttcttccttctcttataATTGATTGGGTTCTGAATCAGCTAcag gAAAAAGATTTGCTTGAGATTTTGCAGTTTCTGTTGCCGATTATATATGGCGTTTTAGAAACTGTTGTTCTATCTCAAACGTATGTACATGGTCTTTTTGGAGTAGCTATCCGTTTCATTCGCGATCCTTCTCCTGGTGGATCAGATCTAGTTGACAATTCTCGAAAGGCATATACAATCTCTGCGCTGGTGGAGATGCTTCGGTATCTTATAGAGGCTGTACCTGATACATTTGTTGCATTGGACTGCTTTCCCTTACAGCCCTATGTGGTATCTTATGCTGTAAGTGATGGGAATTTTATATCGAAGGTATCTGGGGATgcagaaaagttgaaaaatggtTGCACAGAAGTTCCTTCCATGCACAAAAGTAATGCTATTGATGCTCAATATCAATCCTTGGCCTTCAATAATGTTGTTTCTTCTATTCAGAATTGTGCAGAAACTCTTGCAAAAGCTTCAAGTCCTGGCTATCTGGGTCATAATCTGGCTAAAGCTGTTCAGTCCTTAGATAAATCTCTTGTACATGGAGATGTCAGAGAGGCTTCTAAATTGCTATTCGAAGATCACTGGGATGGTGCTATTGCTAAAAGTTGGGTTGCAGAAGTAAGCCAATGCTTAAGGTCATCATTGAAATGGATTGGGACTGTGAATTTGTCCTTTATTTGTtctatcttttttctttgtgaGTGGGCAACATGTGATTACAGGGATTTTCGGACTGTTGCACCTACTAACATTAAGTTCTCAGGCAGAAAAGATTTTTGTCAGGTATATATTGCAGTGCGAATTTTAAAGCTAAAGATAAAAGATTTGCAAAGGTCATCTAGAGGCAAGAGTGGAAGCACCCTTGGTGTTAGTGGCATTGGAGGAGGTTCCTCTCAGCAGAACTCTGCCAGGACATCTGTTGGAAATGTATTTGaaattaatgatgattttaaaaGTATGGGTGGAAGCAGTGTAAATTCAGATATATTTGACAGCCCTGGTTCCTTGCATGATATCATAGTCTGTTGGATTGATCAGCATGAAGTATGCAATGGAGAAGGTTGCAAGCGCCTTCAGCTACTCATAGTGGAACTGATACGTGCTGGCATATTTTTACCCCAAGCATATGTGCGGCAGCTGATAGTAAGTGGAATAATGGATATGAATGGGCCACAGGTTGACCTCGACAGACGGAAGAGACATTACCGAATCTTGAAGCAGTTGCCTGGGCTATTTATGTGTGATGCTTTGGAAGAAACAGGGATTACTGAAGGGCCACATCTTTTGGATGCCATGCATATTTACTCAAATGAACGTCGCCTTGCACTCCGTGGATTATTTTTTGATCAGCAGAAGAACTCAAAAACTGCAAATATATCTGCTCAGAAGCTGATCCAGGGAAAGGATGGTGCTTCCCCAGCTTTGGTTGAACAGAGGAAAGCTGCTCTGTCATCATCCAATGTATTACCtgctaaaaatattaaaaatgagtttGACATTGAGGAGCTGAAGGTGGCCATCTCAGTCCTGTTGCAATTCCCAAACAGTTCATCTTCATCCATGGATACAGGACTTGATGAATCTCAAGAGAGTGCCAAGAGGGCTTTTGGGTCACTTGGCAACAAGATGGATCTGATGGAAGGTACACCCGGATGTGAAGAATGTCAAAGGGCAAAGAGACAAAAATTACATGAGGAAAGGAGCTCATGTTTTCAAGTTCATTCACCTCTTCCTTCAGATGATGAAGATACATGGTGGGCGAGGAAGGGGCCTAAATCTTTGGAGTCTTTCAAAGTTGATGCTCCACTTAAGTCAATCAAGCAAGTCCCCAAAAGTCGGCAGAAGACTGTGCGCAAGACTCAAAGTCTTGCTCAATTAACAGTGGCTGCTAGGATTGAGGGTGGTGAGGGAGCATCAACAAGTCACTCATGTGATAATAGGGTAAGCTGCCCTCACCATAAATCTGTAATGGAAGACGAGACTCCTAAGTCAATTGGTGGAATTAGAACAAACCCTTGTGGAGACATTGTGGCTATTGGAAAAACTTTAAAGAAGCTGCGTTTTGGAGAGAAGAGGACCATTATAGTTTGGTTAATGACTGTTGTTAGGAAGCTTGTTGAAGAGACTGAAAATACTCTGGTCAAGGCTTGTCAGTTTGCTAGGCCTTTCACCCCTGTTGATGATAGGAGCTCTATAGGGTGGAAGCTTGGTGAGGATGAACTATCTGCCATACTGTATTTTATGGATCTTACGAATGATTTAGTTTCAGCAGCCAAATTTCTCCTTTGGTTGTTTCCAAAGGTACTTAGTAGCCCCAAATCTACAATCCATTCTGGTAGGAATGCTTTGATGCCGCCGAGGAATGTGGACAACAAAGTTTGTGAAGTAGAGGAGGCATTTCTTTTGTCGTCCCTCCGAAG GTATGAGAACATACTCGTTGCAACAGATCTTATTCCTCAAACCTTGTCGGCCACAATGCATAGTGCTGCAGCAGTTATGGCCTCATATGGAAGAGTTTCAGGTTCAGCAGCCCTAGTATATGCTCAATATCTGTTGAAAAAATATGGCAATGTGGGTAGTGTCATAGAATGGGAGAAGAATTTCAAGGTGGCATGTGATAAGAAACTTCTTTCCGAACTTGAAGCTGGACGGTCAGCGGATGGAGAGTTGGGGTTTACACTTGGGGTTCCTGCAGGAGTTGAAGATCTTGATGAGTTTTTCCGTCAAAAGATAGGTGGTGGTGGTCGGTTATCAAGAGTCAGTACTAACATGAGAGATATAGTGCAACGCCATATCGAGGATACCTTTCACTACTTCCTTGGTAAAGATAGAAAGCTTTTTACTGCTAGTCCACCAAAAAGTCCTGACATTGACAAGTGGGACAACGGGTATCAGGTGGCTCAACAAATAGTTACGGGAATAATGGACTGTTTAAGGCAGACTGGTGGTGCTGCTCAAGAAGGGGATCCATCTTTGGTGTCTTCTGCTGTTTCTGCCATTATTGGCAATGTTGGACCAACTATAGCGAAAATTCCTGATCTTTCAGgcattaataatacaaaatcTTCATCTGCTACAGGGTCGTTGAATTTTGCTAGGCACATTTTGCGCATCCATATAACAAGCCTATGCCTGCTTAAGGAAGCTCTTGGAGAGCGTCAAAGCCGTGCATTTGAGATAGCTCTTGCAACAGAAGCTTCTTCAGTTCTTGCTGTAGTTCTTTCACCTGGAAAGGCATCTCGCACACAGTTTCAATTGTCTCCGGAAGCTCATGATTCTAATACAAACATGTCTAATGAATTTTTGAACAGTTCTACAAAACTACGTGGAAGAGCAACAAAAATCGCAGCTGCTGTTTCTGGACTTGTGATTGGGCTGGTTATTCATGGGGTTACTAGCCTGGAGAGAATGGTGACTGTCCTCCGCTTAAAGGAAGGATTGGATGTAATTCAATTTGTGAGGAATACAAGATCCAGTGCAAATGGTAATGCCCGTTCAATTGGGGCTCCAAAGGTGGATAACTCGGTTGAAGTTAAAGTGCATTGGTTTAGGCTGCTTGTTGGAAACTGTAAAACTATTTGTGATGGATTGATTGTAGAACTCTTGGGTGAACCGTGCATGGTGGCTCTTTCACGGATGCAGCGAATGCTTCCTCTTAGCTTAGTCTTTGCACCTGCCTATTCAATATTTGCTTTTCTCATGTGGCGGCCATTCATTCTGAACACAAACCTTGCAAACCGTGAAGACATCAACCAATTATATCAATCCTTAACAGTGGCCATAGTTGATGCTATAAAACACTTGCCTTTTCGAGATGTATGTTTGAGGGATAGTTGCGGTTTCTATGATCTTGTTGCTGCAGATGCCATTGATGCTGAATTTGCAGCCATGCTAGATTTAAATGGTTCAGATATCCATTTAAAATCCATGGCCTTTGTTCCTCTCCGTGCTAGGCTCTTCCTAAATACCATCATTGACTGTAAAATGCCACAGTCACTATTTGTACCAGAGGATGGGAATCGGAGTTCTGGACATGGTGAATCTGAAGTTCAATATTCAGATAAAGAAACAAAGCTTCTGGACAAGCTTGTGCACGCCTTGGATACCCTGCAACCTGCAAAATTACATTGGCAGTGGGTGGAGCTCAGGCTTCTTTTGAATGAACAATCACTCCTTGAAAAACTTGACAGCCATAATATGTCCTTAGTGGATGCTTTACGGTCATCCTCGCCTTCTGGAAAAGCTGCTGCTTCTGAGAATGAGAACTATTTTATTACCATTATCCTCACAAGATTGCTGGTCCGACCTGATGCAGCATCTCTTTTTTCAGAGGTGGTTCATCTTTTTGGACAGTCATTGGAAGATTCAATGTTGCTGCAGGCTAAATGGTTCCTAGGAGGACCAGATGTTCTTTTTGGTCGGAAAACGATCAGACAAAGGCTTATTAGTATTGCTGAGAATGAAGGTTTTTCATCAAAGGCCCAGTTTTGGAAGCCTTGGGGCTGGTGTAATTCTGGTTCTGATTCCAAGAGGGGAGGCAAGAAGTTTGAAGTCACCTCTCTTGAAGAAGGAGAGGTTGTTGAAGAGGGAACAGACTCAAAAAAGTATGGGTCTACCCAAACATTGGACATGGAAGGTTCCAATGTCCACCAGCAGCAAGTTACTGAGAAGGCTCTCATTGAATTACTTATTCCTTGCATAGATCGAAGCACTGATGAATCACGGAATACCTTTGCAAGTGATCTAATCAAGCAGTTTAATACTATTGACCAACAAATAAATGCAGTTATTTGTGGGGCAAGTAAGCAGGCAGGGACAATACCTTCTGGAATTGAAGGACCggtaaacaaaagaaataatcgCAAAGTTATGAGAGGTGGCAGTCCTGGATTAGCTAGACGTCCTACAGGCACATCGGATTCTGCTCCTCCCTCCCCTGCAGCTTTGCGAGCTTCTATGTCGTTGCGCTTACAGTTACTCCTCAGATTTCTTCCCATCATTTGTGCAGATGG GGAACCATCTGGGCGGAATATGAGGCAAATACTTGCCCCCATAATACTTCGTCTCCTCGGAAATCGAGTTGTGTATGAAGATGCAGACCtttcattttatcaaacacagaGTTATGCATCCAAGATGGAGGTGGAGTCCCCTGCAGAAGCTTCTTCAGTGGCCTTGGCAGGTTTTTCTGGCGATAGTCTCTTTGATCGGTTACTGTTGGTTTTGCATGGGTTGTTGAGTAGTTGCCAGCCTAGTTGGCTGAGGTCAAAGCCTGACTCCAAGTCAAGCAGTGAATTTACCAAAGAATCTTCTGGATTTGATTGTGAGGTAGCAGAGGCTCTGCAG AATGACTTGTATCGGATGCAACTGCCTGACACAATTCGGTTGCGAATTCAAACTGCAATGCCAATTCTTCTTCCTTCTGTTCGTTGCTCTGTCTCTTGCCAGCCACCATCTGTTCCTTTTGCTGGCACTGCTTTGCTTCAATCCAGCATCTCCTTACCTGGAGCTCATTCATGCCCTCCTCAGAGGAATATGGGTCTTTTGGCACGAACTGCAACCAACATTTCAGGGAAGTTCAAGCCTTCGCTCTTGCAGCTGGATCATGATATGGAAATTGACCCATGGACTCTCTTGGAAGATGGCGCAGTATGTGGGCCATCATCGAGTAACACTGCTGTGATAGGTAGTGGTGACCATGGTAATCTTCGAGCATCCAGCTGGCTCAAGGGGGCAGTGAGGGTGAGGCGGACAGACCTCACCTACACTGGTGCCATGGATGATGATAGCTGA